Proteins encoded together in one Cervus canadensis isolate Bull #8, Minnesota chromosome 7, ASM1932006v1, whole genome shotgun sequence window:
- the NUDT16 gene encoding U8 snoRNA-decapping enzyme, translating into MAGMRRLELAEALQLGPGWRHACHALLYAPDPGLLFGRIPLRYAVLMQMRFDGRLGFPGGFVDLRDGSLEDGLNRELGEELGEAAAAFRVERADYRSSHAGSRPRVVAHFYTKLLSLEQLTAVEMGAPRARDHGLEVLGLVRVPLYTLRDGVGGLPAFLENTFIGNAREQLLEAIQNLGLLEPGSFARLKISPPP; encoded by the exons ATGGCAGGCATGCGTAGGCTTGAGCTGGCGGAGGCCCTGCAACTGGGGCCGGGTTGGCGGCACGCGTGCCACGCGCTGCTCTACGCACCGGACCCAGGGCTGCTCTTTGGTCGCATTCCGCTACGCTACGCCGTACTG ATGCAGATGCGCTTTGATGGgcgcctgggcttccctggcggcttcGTGGACTTGCGCGACGGCAGCTTGGAGGACGGGCTGAATCGCGAGTTGGGCGAGGAGCTGGGCGAGGCTGCGGCCGCCTTTCGCGTGGAGCGCGCTGACTACCGCAGCTCCCACGCTGGGTCCCGGCCGCGCGTTGTGGCGCACTTCTACACTAAGCTCCTGTCCCTGGAGCAGCTGACTGCGGTGGAGATGGGCGCGCCGCGCGCCCGAGACCACGGGCTGGAG GTGCTGGGCCTGGTGCGGGTGCCCCTGTATACCCTGCGGGATGGTGTGGGaggcctgcctgccttcctggagAATACCTTTATTGGAAATGCACGGGAACAGCTGCTGGAAGCCATCCAGAACCTGGGATTGCTGGAACCTGGCTCTTTTGCACGCCTTAAGATTTCACCTCCTCCCTAG